Genomic segment of Dromiciops gliroides isolate mDroGli1 chromosome 3, mDroGli1.pri, whole genome shotgun sequence:
AAATATATCCTGTTTATACCTTGTTTATACatagatttattcttttttttttttgcatgttgtctcttccatcagattttttaattccttgagagtaggggctgtttttgctttcctttgtatcttagatagtgcctgatacatagtaagtgcttgataaatgcacttgtttcaattaaattttagttaactctctagggttctttaagtCACCATCTCATAAGCAAGTAgtgatgtttttatttcttcttggtcTATTTcatcagtttgtgtgtgtgtgtgtgtgtgtgtgtgtgtgtgtgtgtgtgtgtgagagagagagagagagagagagagagagagagagagagagagagagagagagagagagagagaacgaacacCTAGGGTCTTCTGATCCAAGCCCAGCAATCAtttcactataccatactgtCATGACCTTTCCATCTTTTGAAAATAagtttactgtgtgaccctgggcaagtcacttaactctcattgccccacaaaaaaaaattataaaaattataagaaaaaagaagttgaaatgtTATCTCCTCTGTGAAGCCTACAATGATCCATTAAGTTAATCGTGATCTTTCCCTCAACTAAACTCATTGtacttttactttttcttatgCCCTATCCTTTTCTAAACTGCATTGTATTTACTCACCCTTTATCAGATTAGAAAATTGGTAGCAGGggttctattattttttataatatatttgtatctaCCCAAGCACCAAGTACAGTGTTTTGTATGTATAaagaggcacttaatacatgtttgttgaatgccTTTGAAAGTGCAAAAGTAGAATTTCTATAAGAATTGAATCCATTACATAACTACTTTTTGCTTAACATTAAAATTGTCAGAGGCAGGGGGAGGAGTGGAAGGAGAAAAGACTTAGTTTTATCAATGCTTCCAAACATCCGAATTCAAAACCACAGAGCTAGCTGACCCTCCAATGTGCTCTCTCCCAGCCAAACATAATTAAAACTGGAAACCAGGGAGAAACCACAGTATTATCTCAGGACTGCAgacaaaagggaggggaaggctAAGCATAGTCCCTTGGCAGCATGATGGAACAGAAGGAtgactagatttggagtcaacttgggtttgaattctaatCTCCTACCTGCACAacctggcaaatcatttaaccccagggctccagttttctcatttgtaaaggaaAGTGTTGGATGAGATCATCTCCAAGATCCTTCCCACTTACATATCCAAGTAACTTCTAAATTCTAAAAGAGTAAATTTCAAAGAGATCAGAACAAGGGACAGGTAGGAAATTCAGCCATGGGCTGAAAATTCCACAGACAAATTGGACAGAGAGGTACGGGGTACTCTCAAGAGGGAAGTaccaatgatataaaaacaatgcGTCtgatgaggaaggaaataaaggtaGATGTCTAAGATACATTCTAAATATGAAAGCAAGGACAGATCAACTATAAATGAACTGAAAATGAGATCCTGAAAGGGTGTTAGGAGTGTTAACACCCCCAAACAAGCTTAGTGATAAATGCTATTAGATCCAAGTGTGAATAAGACAATAACAGAGAGGGCAGAAGTGTGTGCTTCTTatcttgcttccattttctctaccGAAGACAATGCTCCGGAAGACTTGAAAAGCATAAATGTAAAGTATAAACTTAAAAACGactaaaaggaaattgaaatctAAGAAGGTAAAAGTTGGTAAGAATGCAACTAGTCACCCTCAAGTGACCAGGCCTAGACAAACAGAAAGAGCAAGTAGAAGCGGTTGCTAAGTCATTATCAGTAATCTTTGGAAATTcatggagaatgggagagatgCCAAAAGGCCCTAGCTCTCGAAAGAGGTGGATTCTTTCATAGGCTAGGAAGCATGACTTCAGTTTTTGACAAAATTCTAAAACACATCCTTAAAAAGGATGGTTTGTGAAtgtttctttgcttgtttgtGAAGGGATGCCACTGACATCTGAAATTCTGCCAGGTACTTTATATAAACTATCTTCTGATATCTTTATGGGCCAAATTGAGAGAGGTGAGCTAGCTCATGCTACAGTTCTATAAATATAGAACTGTTCAAAGGACTGGAACCaaagaactctgattaattgattggtgaaaacctagaaggaagcagAGTTTCTAAAATAGTTCCTAATGAGGTACCCTAGGGATCTGTCTTTGTGCTATCTACAAACTCAGTAAGAGCTGACTGTTTGACATggcagtaaaaaaataaaataaataaaagctgatGCATTATCAGATGGCACGAATAGAAGCATCATGTCCGGAATGAAGGAAATGATAGCTTCAATCTCATCTGCCTTAGCCAGACCATATCCGGCACATTGTCTTGACTTCTGGGATCACATTTTGAAATAAACATTGATAGCTTCTACATATGAGAGGAAATAGAAGATAGAACTAGAGGATGATGGGGATTTGAAACACCACTCAAGTATCCATTGATCATCCAGCCTaggaaaaagacattttaaagggACATATGATTCAATTCAACCACCACTTAAATGCCTGCCATGAACAACAAAtcgtgctaagtcctggggacgGACACACCACACACCTTGAGCGCtcgagtgtttgtgtgtgtgtgcgcgcgcgcacacacacacacaaaacaatccCAGCCCACAAATAACTTATGGTCTAATAGCATTTTTCCAACATTCAAAGGGCTCAGGGTTATAACTGGAATTAGACTTGTTTTATTTAGTCTCAATAGGCAGAATTAGGAACAATGAATGGAAGCTTCAGAGGTTGATTCCAATGCCATATAAGAAAAGACTTTCTAatagatgaaaatgaaatggGTTGCTTCAGAAAATAGCAGGCTCCTGTGGAGCCTGGATACCACATCACCAGCTGTTAGTTTGGGAAGAACCTTAGAGAGCATCTAGTTCAACAGACTAATTTTatggattaagaaactgaggccccaaaaaagaaaagtagtgtGAGGTCCAAATTAGTGGCACAGAGAGGCCTTGAACCCGAGCCAatgatctttccactacactTGTGTTATTGAAAGGTCTCCTACTTCGGTATGGGCTGGACTAGATTTGTTTCATCTCAACATAATTCtctgaaaggaaaagaggaaaaaaactgtTTTCTTCCCTGTTGTCCTGGCTTTCACCCAACACTAAGATGGGCCTTTTTCACTTTCTCAAGACTTCCTGGGATGGCCTTAGAGCATCAAACCCAAGGCTTGTTTCTTTCTGGCATCCATGTCACTTCTCCTCCTTcctgaaattctctctccttggtTGATAGTGTATCTCCCAGAGCATCAGCTGCCTTCTGCCATGAAAGGTCTGTCCCATTAGCATTCCTACGGGGAGCACCTGCTACCCTCATCCATCCCTATTAACTCACTGCAAGGGCAGAGAGGTTGATTGGAAGGATAATTTTacttctccctcccttacctccccaaAAGAGCATTGTTCCTTCACCAATGACAAATTGATCTTCTAAACAAGTGTGTCTGCTAAATCTGCTACAAAAGTCTGCCCAGTGAAATGCACTTTTAGGATTATAAACAGTGACAGGTTTGACAGTGTCACAGTTCACTGCATTAATTCAACACTGTGTGTCAATAACTCCAAATTGCACTTCAAATAGCACTTGATGGCAAAATCCCAAGATGATGTGGCTAGACTATGATTTGGGGTCTCTCCAAATCTTCCTGTTATTATTAACAATGTATTTCTGTTGATGGAACAACCATGTTTCCCCAGTAAAGACACCTTACTGTCATTTATGGTTTTAATCTGGATGTCGAACTATAGATGTATTAAAATGGTAAATTATGTGAGCTTTTCATATGTAAGTGAACTATTAACATTAATATCATGCAGCAGATGCCATCTTTAAAGCCCATGAGATTAACTAATTAGTCATTGTGCCCTGAACACATTGTGATTTACTCTGGAAGGAATGAGGAATAATAAATCAAAATGTCATTGAAATGGGACCAATATGGCCTCTCAAACCCATTTGAAACAGATGAGGAATATATTTGAATCAGGGAAATGCCTAGAAACACAAGAGGGCAAAGACTATGAGACAAGATGGGGACATCAGGGAATCAATGTTTCAGGGTAGAGCATTTCCagatgtttctttccttttataatgTATCTAAAGTCTTTACAACTGCTTTCCTCCAAAGTACATAGCTCTATTGTTGGTCAGTCTTCCTTCCGAatcaaaaaaatgttaaatttcacaTTAAATATTACATACTTTAATTGCCCATTGAAGAAATGGAACACTGTCCAAGGCTGTGCTTGGATTCTCAAGGTCCTTAAAAACTGCCTCCCTATTTAAATGGTCGATTCATTAACTTGTCTGGAAACCAATCACCTGTGTAACaaatttacatataaaaacattaaaaattaatgaataatagGGATGCCAGTCGATTTAAAATCACTTCTCATCAGTCCTCATTACTATATgcaagaatatttgtaaaatattttcctctgtatataaatacacatataaaaagaTAAGGCAATAAATTCTAATATATGAAGTTAAACTTTGAAATGAGTGTAGGTTTTTGGCAACATATAACAAACCTGTGGTCTTCTTCTTTGAATTGCTATAAGAAAGAAGCAGGTGGCTGTGGCCCTCATGTAGGGCCCTAGGGCCACACACTGGATACCTCTTGTCTAATTATTCATTGTACACATCTAGATTCTCTAGAGACCTCAAGCCCAGTGTTTCATACTTTGTCTTTCCAGAATAACCTACAGCAGAATCTGTTTATTCATTAGCTTGGAAAGCTTAAACTAAGAGTGGAGAAAAAGCATGTGCTGATGGTGGAAAAGGCCAGAAAGGAGGTgggacatccagaaaaaagaactgtggattctgaatgcagattgaaccatgctggttctacttttttgttgtttttttctctttttagaggttttccccttttgttctgattcttctttcacaacatgactaatgcagaaatgtgtttaatctgattgtacatatatagcccaTATTAGATTggtttgtcttggggagggggaggggaggaaaaaaatttggaactaaaaatctgatgaaaacacatgttgaaaaccatttttacatgtaactggaaaataaaatgcttttatcattaaatttaaaaaaacaacaacaacaaaaacagaagggAGGTAGGAGATTGGAATAAATAGCAAAGGGTCTGTTATAAACATGGGGAGCAGAGCATTTACTTGAAAACTGTGATGTACCCAGAAGAGGGTTCCTCCGATGTGTTCAGACAAATAGCAGTAAGTAGTAAGGAGATAAattaatgaaaagcatttattaagtgtttgctatgtgccaAACCCTGTGCTAAATACAGAAGATGCAAATGCAAAAttaagactgtccctgccctcagtaaCATGTTCTAATAAGAGAGTGATGGTCAGGGAAGGGAGTTTGGCTCTTGGGAATGCTTGTGAATGGAGGATAACTTCTAGGTGACTAGTAGAAGGCTAGAGCCTTTGGCAGAACTAGTAAAGTTAGAAAGAGTGGCTCCCTTTCCCCCCAGGTCAGAAAGGAGCCAGTTTGGGTGATAAGGGAATGGAGAAGAACATGGAGGAAAGGGAAGTTGAAAGGAGCAATAGAGCAAGAAGGCTGGAGAAGGTTTGGGCTGGAAATGAGGGAAGGAGTAGTTGAGGcaggttgggggaaaaaaacaaaggtCTTGTGATATGGGTAACAAGAGAGTTGGTATTGGTGATGAGAGGATGAAGGATGGAGCAAAAGGAGAATGTGAACAGAGAACTAGAAGATGACGACAGTAACAATGTAAAAGGTTGTCAAGAACATGGGACAATACGTGTGAAATGGGGCCCTAGGAAGAAGGATGAGAGGGGATAAGTCACATGTAGGTTTAGTGGGTTGAGAGCAGACTATCAGAGTAGAGAATGGAGGACTAATCAGAGTAAAGACAACAGTAAGACCAGGTGGACCTTGAGACAGCAGGAAGGGTGAGGAAAAATGATGTGCTGTCCCTGGGCTAGGAAGAAAGAACTAAATGCAGTAATGAGAGGCGAATAGGTTGAACTGATGAAGGGTGTTGTGGCTATGGGGTGGCAGAGCATAGATCTGGGTGGGGCCACGGACAGCAAGTAGTCAGTCGGCCAAGTATCACTTCTCTGATTAAGCTCCTactaagacactgtgctaagagctgtggatagaaaggagaaaaaagtgatTCCTGAAAGTAGCCTCCCGAGATGGATGGAGTCATGGCCACAGGGCGGGGTCTAGCtccaaatctagagctggaagggctcttagaGGTTATCCAATCCCACCTCTCCACTTTACAGctagggaaactaaggccccaGGAGTTACAGtaactggcccaaggtcatacaaagaGTAAGGCAGAGATGAGATTGAGCTGCGAATGCTGTGGCACTAGCCGCGCCCCtctcacctcctccctccctcctcttcccggGCGCTGCCTCACCTGTACGAGCTGCCCATAGCGCTGGCCACCTCCTCGCGAATCTGCCAATTGAGAGCGTCGGCCGCCGCCCGTCCTTTGCCGCCTGCGGTCTCAGGAGGCTGCTGCGGCTGCGACTGGGCCTCGGGCCCCTGCAGCCCCTGGCCCTCCGCCCGGCTCACCATCCACGGGGGCCCCGCCTTCTTGCGCACCTCCCACGAGTCCGGTCCGGACCCCTTCCCAGCTGCGGGTTCTCCTCCGTCTTCCTCCTCATCTGGAGCCTGGGCAGGGGCCTCGCCAGACCTCCACTCTTGGCTCTGCGGCGGCCGCCGCCGACGCTCATCAGCCTCGGGCCCCTGCAGCCCCTGGCCCTCTGCCCGGCTCACCATCCACGGGGGCCCCGCCTTCTTGCGCACCTCCCACGAGTCCGGTCCGGACCCCTTCCCAGCTGCGGGCTCTCCGCCGGCCCCCTCCTCATCTGGAGCCTGGGCAGGGGCCTCCCCAGACCTCCATTCCTGGCTTTGTTGCGGCCGCCGCCGGCGCTCGTCGACCTCGGGCCCCTGCAGCCCCTGGCCCTCTGCCCGGCTCACCATCCACGGGGGCCCCGCCTTCTTGCGCACCTCCCACGAGTCCGGTCCGGACCCCTTCCCAGCTGCGGGTTCTCCTCCGGCCCCCTCCTCATCTGGAGCCAGGGCAGGGGCCTCGCCAGACCTCCATTCCTGACTTTGTTGCGGCCGCCGCCGGCGCTCGTCGACCTCGGGCCCCTGCAGCCCCTGGCCCTCTGCCCGGCTCACCATCCACGGGGGCCCCGCCTTCTTGCGCACCTCCCACGAGTCCGGTCCGGACCCCTTCCCAGCTGCGGGCTCTCCGCCGGCCCCCTCCTCATCTGGAGCCAGGGCAGGGGCCTCGCCAGACCTCCATTCCTGGCTTTGTTGCGGCCGCCGCCGGCGCTCGTCGACCTCGGGCCCCTGCAGCCCCTGGCCCTCTGCCCGGCTCACCATCCACGGGGGCCCCGCCTTCTTGCGCACCTCCCACGAGTCCGGTCCGGACCCCTTCCCAGCTGCGGGTTCTCCTCCGGCCCCCTCCTCATCTGGAGCCAGGGCAGGGGCCTCGCCAGACCTCCATTCCTGGCTTTGTTGCGGCCGCCGCCGGCGCTCGTCGACTTCGGGCCCCTGCAGCCCCTGGCCCTCTGCCCGGCTCACCATCCACGGGGGCCCCGCCTTCTTGCGCACCTCCCACGAGTCCGGTCCGGACCCCTTCCCAGCTGCGGGCTCTCCGTCGGCCCCCTCCTCATCTGGAGCCAGGGCAGGGGCCTCCCCAGACCTCCATTCCTGGCTTTGTTGCGGCCGCCGCCGGCGCTCATCAGCCTCGGGCCCCTGCAGCCCCTGGCCCTCTGCCCGGCTCACCATCCACGGGGGCCCCGCCTTCTTGCGCACTTCCCACGAGTCCGGTCCGGACCCCTTCCCAGCTGCGGGCTCTCCTCCGTCTTCCTCCTCATCTGGAGCCTGGGCAGGGGCCTCACCAGACCTCCATTCCTGGCTCTGTGGCGGCCGCCGCCGGCGCTCCTCGGCCTTGGGAGGGCCCGGGGAGGCCGAGACCGGAGCCGGAAGCGGCTGGGCCTCGGGCCCCTGCAGCCCCTGGCCCTCAGCCCGGCGCAGCATCCACGGGGGTCCCGCTTTCTTGCGCACCTCCCACAAGTCCGGTCTGGAACTCTTCCCAGCTGCTTGGTCTCCTccgcccccctcctcctctcctagaGCCTGGGTAGGGACCTCCCCAGACCTCCACTCCTGGCTTCGCGGCCGCCTCCGGCGACGCTCCTCGGCTTTGGGCGGGCCCGGGGACGCCGAGACCGGAGCCGGAAGTGACTGCGGCGGGGGTGGCGGGGCCGCCTTGGGGATCCAGGGATGGTCGCCGCGCCGGGGCAGTGGCCACGCCCGGAAGTCCTTCTGGTACTGGGTCTCCTTCTCGAAGGGCGTGTCGGACGGCTGGTACTCGCTCCGCGGTTTGCAGCTAGGTCCCGGGCGCTGAACCTTCCATGCCCGGTAGTCCTGCCGCATTACGGAGTCAGCCGGGCCCAGACCAAGGCTCGAACTCGGCCGGGCAGCTGTCTTGGCCTGACTCTGGGCCCTGGAAAGCCCAGGCTCTCGCTCCCGGCTGGGCCCCGTTGACCGGGCAACAGCATTCAGGTCGCCTGAAGCGGGCTGCGTCTCTATGGCAACGGAGCGCCCAGTGGGGGGACCATGTTGCGGCGGCGCCACCGGGGGCTGCTGCGGTTGCGGCGGGGCACCCGGGTGGTCCGTGGCCTCCGAGTACTTGGTGAAGACCAGGGGAACCGCGATGTCCGCTTTGTCCAACTGGTTCCAGAAGCGGGCAATGCAGCAAGCACGGGTGATGCACGGCCAAGCCATGATGCTTGTGTCTAGAGGCCTTTCCTTCTGCCTGCCCTTTCTCTTTCCACCTAAACGAGCTATGCTGCACCGATCTTGCTCCCTAGCAGGAGCTAGCCTCCTGCCTGTGCTGCCCCTTATTCGCCCACTACcgctgtttttattttattgaaaagcACACAACCACCCTACTTAACCTGCCCCAAGGTTCGGGGTCAGTGCAGTTGTCCGAGATGAAAAAGTCTGCAAGCGTGCAACCTGCCCTGTAAAGGCTGCTTTGCAAAAAGGCTGCAATTGCAGTACAAAGGTGCAAGATCTTCTCCTGGGCTCGACTCGCCCGTCAACCCTAAGTAGAACCCATAGAGGCTGCTGCAGGCTTAAGCCATGCTGCAGAGACAGGCGGGGCTGTCTGTCAGCTTGCAGGGCCCAGGGAGCGGTGGCTGGCTCCGGGCTTCTCGGTTTTCCTGCCCTATGCGGTGCGGTTCCCCAGATCCTGCTCCCCACCGTTAGCTTCCTGCTCCGCGCTTGAGCTACTTAGCTCTTCCTGGCTaacaaggggaggagagagaggacagagtgACCTGCCTAGAAGCGATCATCTGCTGGGACTCCGGAGCATCGCTGGAattgctgctgccactgctgccgccgccgccgctacTGCTGCAGGGGAAGCGACCCCACCCACTatcatcaaggaaaaaaaaaagcccacaccAGGAAAGATGCTGTGGGAGAGAGCTTTGCAGAGAAATCACCTGCTTTCGTCAGCGCGCAGCGTCCGTGAGCTCTTCTCaccgccccccctcccctctgTAACTCCTTCCTACTCAGCTGGGAGCAGGGCCTCCGAGCAGCAGCTCTTCCCTGAAAGGATGCAGACGGTAAAGAAACGGTTAAGGCGGCTGACCCCTTTCAAAGatattccccctccccaacccatcaCAGGCAGCTCAGCCGCGCCCTGAAAACACTAAAGCCCCTCTTGGGAATTCAATTTGATGCAAACCACAAATGTTTATTACCACCTTAAATGTGTCCAGCTCCGTGAGCAGCACACAGTACGCCTGacaaggtgggggagaggggccTTTTTGCTTGTAATTTGgtagggaaaagaggaaatttcTCCTGTTTGGTGGGGAACACATTTTAGCCAGCCTCAAGGCTGATTTACTTAGGGAGGGGTACCCTAGGACAGAATGGGTATTCTCCCTGGGTAGTGGTAATGGCCTTAGGAGAGGCTCcactcctcaaccctccctcctCCCGACAGCAAACCACGATGGAATGGAGGTTAAAGAATCCAGCTATTCAGCACGAAAGAAGAGACAGCAACAGAATCCAGGCTTTTTCTCACACACCCTACAACCAAAGGGCCGGGAGGACAATGTCTGTGACTGGACAAGGAACTggaaataataacatactttcagggcagctaggtgggccagtggatagagcaccggtcctggattcaggaggacctgagttcaaatttggcatcagacacttatcacttaccagctgtgtgaccctaggcaagtcacttaaccccagttgcctcaccaaaaataaacaaacaaataaataacatacTTTCATATCActttacattttctcttctttgatcaTCACCAAACAGCAAAAGGAGCTGACTTGCCTAGgcagtcatacaactagtaagtgccaagtccAGAAACTTGAACCTAGGTATTCTAATTCCAGATTTAGGCCTTCTTGCATTTTATTTCCCTCAAAGTAAAATTCCCTGGATCTCTTCAAACTGAAATTGGAAAATTAGTTCCTTAGacctcttcctgacttctctgacCCCTCTCCCACCCTCATCCCATGCTGTCCTTGGGCACAACAGCTCTGACAAGGGCCTGAAGGGAGAAAGCCAGAGGATCAGAGGCAGCATGCTGGATTTGGTGTCAAAGGCCCTGAGCTGGAactctggctctgctacttactacctgtgtgaccttaggaagtcacttagtctttatgatcctcagtttcctcatctataaaatgaggggtttggactatatgccctctaaggttccttccagttctaaatcttattaTCTTAGCCTTTGGGCAGATGACACACCTGAAAATGATGGAAAGAGCTTAAAAGTAGTCATCAAAATCACAAAATAGTACACTTAAAAGGTTCCTTTGCAATAATAtaattctcccattttacaaaggaagaaactgaggcccagggaagggacaTGATGACTACAGTCATAAAGCAGGCAAAAGGCATAAACATAACTAGAGCCCTGGTTTCCACACAATGGATATAGTTAGTATAAGCTGACTGCATATTAGTCTATGGAAAAGGCCAATTCATGGGTGCTGGGGGCAGGGGTGGTAACTGAGTTGGGCGTTAAAGAGACCTGGTTTCTACTTGTGACTCTGCCAGAAATTTAATGtgtgagtttgggcaagtcacttctccctctgAGCCACAGTTTTCTGATCCATTAGATGAGAAGGTTGAGCTAAGTGGTCTCCAAGACCCCTTTGAACTCCAAGATTCTTTGTTCCTACCAGCTCTAATCTTCTATGGTCTAAGGACCCTTGGTAACTCAGTTGTTCTGTGAGtcttaatttagaattttattgtcctaaattatatgtaaaaacaaattttgacatcaattttttaaaactttgcgttcctacttctcttcctccatcccccccaagaactaaagcaattcaatataagttatacatgagtagtcatgcaaaacatctccacacttaccaggttgtgaaaaaaaaaacagattaaaaacaaaacttcagattaaggaactatcaaaaaaatgctttagtctgttttcagatatcatcagttcgttctctgtagatagattgcaattttcataagtccttcagagttatcttggatcattgcattgctgaaaataaccaagtaattcacagcagatcatcttttacactattgttgttattttgtatatagtacatttcattctgcatcagttcatgtaggtctttccaggtttttttgatagcatcctgcccatcatttttttttgtttctgataaagtgactaagaaaagaaattatgtttcaatctgtattccaatatcatcaattctctttctgtagatggattgcattttttcataagaccttcggagttgtcttggatcattgcattgctgaaaataattcaGTTATTGTGAATCTTAATTTAAGAAACAACTATTCAGGACCAGGCTCTGGGACAGATCCCTTCCTCAAAGCCAAGACCAGATTTGGAGGGAGGAGATCTGGGTGAAGAACTGGCTCAGTTCAGAAGGAAATTGGAGTAAATGagtttcagataaagaaaccttCCCCTCTGTCTCTGATCTATGAGGCTGCTAGACACAGTCCTAAGaatacccccccccaaagcttTGGCAGCCTCCTAGATGGGTCTCTTGTATAAGGAGAATCCACTTTGCTAACTCCTGATCTACCTCATTCCATTTTCAGACAGTTCtaatttttgtaattgtgttcatagagttcctgaatttgtcttgacaggtagacttccaagtatttttatATCGTCTAcagttactttttgtttgtttgttttgttggtggggcagtaagggtcaagtgacttgcccagggtcacacagctagtaagtgtcaagtttctgaggtaggatttgaactcaggtcctcctgaatccagggccagtgctttattcactgcaccacctagctgccccctgacagttctaatttttaggaaatatTTCCTTCACCTCAAGCTGAAATCATTCTTACTGCTAAATGCCTCAGCTCTGTTGCTCTTGTTCTGCCTTTTGGAGCCTAACAGAATAAGTTCAGtgcctcttccacatgacagaagTCAGCaggcaaagatgagaagggaggacaTCCCAGGCATAGGTAACAGGAAGAGAGCACAGAATATGTTTGGGTCACAGAGAGCTTCCCAATTTAGCTGGAGCATAGATTGAAAGGTAAACAcaagataagactggaaaggcagattGGTCTCTGATTatagagagccttgaatgccaggccaaGGAATTTGACATTCACTTGGGAGGCAATAATGAGACATTGAGGGTCTTTGAATAAGAGAATGATGTGAACTGATGTGTGCATAGAATATAATACAttacaagtctaatccttcttccacaatACTTGAAATACTTAAAGAGAACTACCATGAGCCCCCCCCAAGTATCCCCATGTAGTATAAACACAGTATTCTCATGTAGCATGTTCTCTAGTCCCCTTACCATCCTAGACACATTTCTAGATGTTCTCCAGATTCTCTCTGTCCTTCCCAAGATATCATGCCCATAGCTGAACATAGAATTCT
This window contains:
- the MAP6 gene encoding LOW QUALITY PROTEIN: microtubule-associated protein 6 (The sequence of the model RefSeq protein was modified relative to this genomic sequence to represent the inferred CDS: inserted 3 bases in 2 codons; deleted 1 base in 1 codon); this translates as MAWPCITRACCIARFWNQLDKADIAVPLVFTKYSEATDHPGAPPQPQQPPVAPPQHGPPTGRSVAIETQPASGDLNAVARSTGPSREREPGLSRAQSQAKTAARPSSSLGLGPADSVMRQDYRAWKVQRPGPSCKPRSEYQPSDTPFEKETQYQKDFRAWPLPRRGDHPWIPKAAPPPPPQSLPAPVSASPGPPKAEERRRRRPRSQEWRSGEVPTQALGEEEGGGGDQAAGKSSRPDLWEVRKKAGPPWMLRRAEGQGLQGPEAQPLPAPVSASPGPPKAEERRRRPPQSQEWRSGEAPAQAPDEEEDGGEPAAGKGSGPDSWEVRKKAGPPWMVSRAEGQGLQGPEADERRRRPQQSQEWRSGEAPALAPDEEGADGEPAAGKGSGPDSWEVRKKAGPPWMVSRAEGQGLQGPEVDERRRRPQQSQEWRSGEAPALAPDEEGAGGEPAAGKGSGPDSWEVRKKAGPPWMVSRAEGQGLQGPEVDERRRRPQQSQEWRSGEAPALAPDEEGAGGEPAAGKGSGPDSWEVRKKAGPPWMVSRAEGQGLQGPEVDERRRRPQQSQEWRSGEAPALAPDEEGAGGEPAAGKGSGPDSWEVRKKAGPPWMVSRAEGQGLQGPEVDERRRRPQQSQEWRSGEAPAQAPDEEGAGGEPAAGKGSGPDSWEVRKKAGPPWMVSRAEGQGLQGPEADERRRRPPQSQEWRSGEAPAQAPDEEEDGGEPAAGKGSGPDSWEVRKKAGPPWMVSRAEGQGLQGPEAQSQPQQPPETAGGKGRAAADALNWQIREEVASAMGSSYRNEFRAWTDVKPVKPIRAKSQYKPPEDKMLHETSYSAQFKGEPNKPTPADNKVIDRRRIRSLYSEPSKVEKPSVPTPNXKKTPTSHKPLKKAKEKQLTSGRXTKKKGPTASGASGSGSQDREQSKEMNNKLAEAKE